A genomic region of Thunnus albacares chromosome 2, fThuAlb1.1, whole genome shotgun sequence contains the following coding sequences:
- the arl6ip4 gene encoding ADP-ribosylation factor-like protein 6-interacting protein 4, with translation MDRSRSPDRAGRLKKHEKKKKRRRSSSSSSSSSSSSSRSRSSKKAAHKNVKTQRKKRRRSSSSSSSSSTSSSSSSSSSSSSSSGDETSKRKKSKTKKKKLSKKKKAKLKKRRKKEKKKKEKKMKKEKKKAEVLLPAPPAEKPSSHLEVWQSDEGAVELGPVMTDEQKARLSTKRPLTKEEYEARQSVIRKVVDPETGRTRLVRGEGEIIEEIVSREKHKDINKQATKGDGNAFQRKLGLNR, from the exons ATGGACCGCAGCAGATCTCCCGACAGAGCCGGCAGACTGAAAAAAcacgagaagaagaagaaacggAGAcgttcctcctcttcttcatcgtCGTCCTCCTCAtccagcagcaggagcagatcATCAAAGAAAGCAGCACATAAAA atgtgaaaacacaaagaaagaagcGCAGAAGaagctcctcttcttcctcctcatcatccacctcttcctcctcttcttcctcgtcctcttcttcatcctcgTCGGGCGATGAAACctcaaagaggaagaaaagtaaaacgaagaaaaagaagctgagtaagaagaagaaggcgAAGCTGAAGAAACGGcggaagaaggagaaaaagaagaaggagaagaagatgaagaaggagaagaagaaggcgGAGGTGTTGCTGCCCGCTCCTCCTGCAGAGAAACCTTCATCTCACCTGGAGGTGTGGCAGAGTGATGAAGGAGCAGTGGAGCTCGGACCTG TCATGACGGATGAGCAGAAGGCCCGACTCTCCACTAAGAGGCCTCTCACCAAAGAGGAGTACGAGGCCAGACAGAGTGTAATCCGCAAGGTGGTGGACCCTGAAACAGGACGCACCAG ACTggtgagaggagagggggagatCATTGAGGAGATAGTCAgccgggaaaaacacaaagacatcaaCAAG CAAGCCACAAAGGGAGACGGGAACGCCTTCCAGAGAAAACTCGGACTCAACAGATAG